One Papaver somniferum cultivar HN1 chromosome 10, ASM357369v1, whole genome shotgun sequence genomic window carries:
- the LOC113316151 gene encoding phospholipase A1-Igamma1, chloroplastic-like: MEEITHGYDTFPSPSPSSFKPRPNSSTVFGTNLLYQGINVTRNPLQKVSAVTEDNSLKSAIIELEEEEDQTSDISAIEKQEKQLRDRWEEIRGQDDWVGLLDPMDSTLRSELIRYGEMAQACYDAFDYGPYSKYCGSCRYIRRKFFDCLGLADRGYDVTRYLYATTNINLPNFFKKSRWSKIWSRNANWMGYVAVSNDETSIRLGRRDITIAWRGTVTRLEWIADLMDFLRSVKSDKIPCPDPMVKVESGFLDVYTDKEENCRFCKYSAREQILTDIRRLIKMYPGEELSITITGHSLGAALAVVSAYDIAETGVNVTDTGKAVPVSVFSFSGPRVGNKRFKERLEGLGVKVLRVVNIHDTVPKVPGIFFNEKVPPLVQKLAEGLPWSYSHVGVELLLDHKNSPFLEDTNDPSCFHNLEAHLHLLDGYHGKGKRFVLAGGKDPALVNKASDFLKDHYLVPPHWRQDENKGMVRSHDGRWVQQDRPKHEDHPPETPQHLKELGLAPSSTSDQ; encoded by the exons ATGGAAGAGATAAC ACACGGGTACGATACGTTTCCATCACCATCCCCTTCTTCATTCAAGCCAAGACCCAATTCCTCTACTGTTTTCGGTACCAATTTGCTCTATCAAGGCATTAACGTTACACGAAATCCGTTACAAAAAGTGTCGGCAGTTACCGAAGATAACAGCTTAAAATCGGCTATTATCGAgctcgaggaagaagaagatcaaacTTCAGACATTAGTGCAATTGAGAAACAAGAAAAACAACTGCGAGATCGTTGGGAGGAGATTCGTGGTCAAGATGATTGGGTCGGATTACTTGATCCAATGGATTCAACTTTACGGTCAGAGTTAATAAGGTACGGAGAAATGGCTCAAGCTTGTTACGATGCTTTTGATTACGGTCCATATTCGAAATACTGTGGTAGTTGTAGATATATACGTCGCAAATTCTTCGACTGTCTAGGCTTAGCAGACCGTGGATATGACGTGACGCGGTATCTTTATGCAACAACTAATATCAATCTTCCGAATTTCTTCAAGAAATCAAGATGGTCTAAGATATGGAGTAGAAATGCGAACTGGATGGGGTATGTAGCTGTATCCAACGATGAAACATCCATACGTTTAGGACGTCGTGATATAACAATTGCTTGGAGGGGTACGGTGACACGGCTAGAATGGATAGCCGATTTGATGGACTTCTTACGGTCCGTCAAATCAGATAAAATTCCGTGTCCGGATCCAATGGTTAAAGTTGAATCAGGATTCTTAGATGTTTACACTGATAAAGAAGAGAATTGTAGGTTTTGCAAGTACTCAGCAAGAGAACAAATCTTGACTGATATCAGAAGGTTAATAAAAATGTATCCAGGTGAAGAACTGAGTATCACTATCACAGGGCATAGTTTAGGTGCAGCCTTGGCGGTTGTAAGTGCGTATGACATAGCTGAAACCGGTGTCAATGTGACTGACACTGGAAAAGCCGTTCCCGTGTCTGTTTTTTCATTTTCTGGACCTAGAGTTGGAAATAAGAGGTTTAAAGAAAGGTTGGAAGGGTTAGGAGTTAAGGTGTTGAGAGTTGTAAATATTCACGATACCGTACCCAAAGTACCCGGTATATTTTTTAACGAAAAAGTGCCGCCACTTGTTCAAAAGCTTGCCGAGGGACTTCCATGGAGTTATTCGCATGTGGGAGTCGAGCTTCTTCTTGATCATAAAAACTCTCCATTCTTGGAAGATACTAATGATCCTTCTTGTTTTCATAATTTGGAGGCTCACTTGCATCTGCTGGACGG GTACCATGGAAAGGGAAAGAGATTTGTACTTGCAGGTGGAAAAGATCCAGCTTTGGTAAACAAGGCCTCGGATTTTCTCAAAGATCATTACTTGGTTCCACCTCATTGGAGGCAAGATGAAAACAAAGGGATGGTGAGGAGTCATGACGGCCGTTGGGTTCAACAAGATAGACCAAAGCACGAAGATCATCCACCTGAAACACCACAACATCTCAAAGAACTAGGTTTAGCTCCGTCTTCTACCAGTGATCAGTAG